The DNA region GTAAGTAGGAAGACCTGCCTGGTCAACACTTGAAAGCATCACTTGAGACCCTAGAGACTGTGTGCTCCATCTATTTCAAAATCTTTTAATAGTGCCCAATCATATCGCTAGACTGTATCGGTACTGTAAAATTGTGCTTATACTCGAGATGGTAATGAAATAATTTGTGTTACGAGTACCATTATCTACAGACTACTGACTTATTGAATGCATCTTTCCCTTCCTTTTTAAATTGCATACTATAATGGAATATTTTTGTCCTTTTGCTCCTTCCAGGACCATATAATTCCAAGACCCTGATGATGGCCACAGCTGGTTATATTGATGATTCCTGTTCTGAGGTTATTGATCCCCCAAAGACTGAGGTACTGGATGTTACTGAACTCACTGGTGACCATATTCAGCAGCCACCAAAACCAAATGTGGTGGTGTCTAGCAGTGTGCGTGATCTTCTGGAATGTCCAGTCTGCTTGAGTTCCATGTATCCTCCTATTCATCAGGTGCACATTGATACCGATCAATTGCATGTTTATATCTATGCTTGTATTAAATTAACCCTGTTCAAAACTAGCCGTTTGGATGAAAATTATGGTCTACTGGTTTAAGAGTTGCTTTCAGTATCATGAACTACTATCGCAATTTTTGTCTTGTCCATTCCAGTTTTCTGGAGACGTTTAACGTACATTGTTTCGAAACCACAAATTGCTCTTCTACATATCTTTTATCCAACTATTATAATCTTATTTCATATGATACTAATGCCATCTTTTATCTATGCAGTGCTCTAATGGTCATACATTGTGCTCGGGATGCAAACCAAGGGTTCATAATCGCTGTCCAACTTGTAGACATGAACTGGGTAACATAAGATGCCTTGCTCTCGAGAAGGTGGCTGCATCTCTTGAACTTCCATGCAAGTACCAGAGCTTTGGGTGCTCAGGCATATATCCTTACTACAGCAAGCTGAAGCATGAGTCTCAGTGCCAGTATAGGCCTTATAGCTGTCCATATGCTGGATCTGAATGCACAGTTGCTGGTGACATTCCGTACTTGGTAAATCACTTGAAAGATGAGCACAAAGTTGACATGCACAATGGCTGCACCTTCAACCATCGCTATGTCAAGCCAAACCCTCATGAAGTCGAGAATGCCACCTGGATGCTTACGGTATTACTCATTTACATCAACACGTTGATTAACAATTTCTATTGGGTAAAGATTGAAGTTTGAATTTAACTTTTTGTGGGTGTTTCAAAGCGAAACTTTTTGTATATTTGTCAAATATTAGCGTGGCATGTGTTTATCAACTTGCAAGTATCTGTCGCACATATACAATAAAGGTGCTGATCATCACAAATTTGTTGGGCTGAAGATAATTTCTCATACAAAGACAGTGCATGTACAGATCCATCATCATCCAATTTTAACGAACAGTCTTTGACTGTTTCAAGTCAAGAGCGCAAAACATTTCAAATTGCTTCTTGATCTGCTATCTTCTCTCACCGATTTCTTCCAGTGCAATAAAAATGTGATGTTTCCTATTAATTTTGTCATTACCATTGAACAAGCAATTAACTAAACAAACTTATTATAATTATCTCATGCAGGTGTTTAGCTGCTTTGGCCAATACTTCTGCTTACACTTTGAAGCCTTTCAGCTTGGCATGGCACCTGTCTACATTGCCTTCCTGAGATTCATGGGAGACGATGCAGAAGCAAAGAACTACAGCTACAGCCTGGAGGTGGGAGGCACCGGACGCAAGATGATCTGGCAAGGGGTGCCACGGAGCATCAGAGACAGCCACCGTAAGGTCCGTGACAGCTATGACGGGCTGATCATCCAGCGGAACATGGCTCTGTTTTTCTCGGGAGGGGACAGGAAGGAGCTCAAGCTGCGGGTCACTGGGAGAATCTGGAAGGAGCAGTAGGATAATCAGGTAGTCCACCCTCTTCAGCCTTCGCGCTGTCCTGACCTCCTGAGGTCACGAATCACATTAGCAAGAGCTGTAGCCGCATGCAGGAACCGACGATTCGCATTTTTTTTTTAGCCTGCTCTAGTTTGCTATTGTCTTTTGGCTTCTGTAACCTGGTGCCGGTGGATGTAGCACATCTCATGTAAACCAGGACGGTACTGATGTAGAATTGGTAGAGATCTCTTCGATTTGAACTGTCCAGGAGCTGCCATTCTGTGGTATAGGAGAATCTAATGGCAACTCATGAGATGCGTATGATATGTGCTTGGGAATTAAGTATGGTTAAATGCTAGAAAGGATCCCTTCTGGAGTGGTGAGTGCCATCTTCCGGAGGCCGGAGTAGAGAGGAAATGAAGTGCTAGTAGATGAAAATGGAAAGGTTTCAAACAGGTAGGCTCAAGATTTTGAAatatataatgccaaaatattgGATTATGCATCGCACTAGAACCCAGGAGAAACAAATAGCACTACTATAAGCAGTTCCTCAGTACCGTCTACCGTGCGTTCATACTTCCGTTCAAACTCTATTGATCTTTACATCCATCTTGCGTGCACAATAAAGTTTCTCAGCAACATCAATGTGATCCAGTTTCTGTCTCAGCATCATCAATGTGATCCTTCATATCTCATTCTACAGATCTCGTTCGTGTAATCAGCGGGCTGGTTTAGAAAACAGAGCATATGTGACACAAAAGCATAATCACTAGTGcaacaagaaaaaaaaataaaacatgcATTTTTTATATGATGTCATAGCAACTGCGCAATTGTCAAATTCAAACTTTCAGTTTATTCGCATATGAAAGACAAATGACGCCCCTATAACAAATACAATATGGAGATGTGATTTCTTTTATGTACAATCAGAAATTATAATCTTCAAACAGGTGCGGCCATTACAGCCAAAGACGAAACAAGACAGATAAGCTTTTTATTTCATACAGTAAACATTTCTTTATAAGTTAAAAACTTCTTCCATTTACTTGCAAGATATGAGCTCACAGGCAATTAGGTTATTCAAGCTCATTCAAACTTTCAGTTGGAGAGTCACTACAGAGAGTTTCATCCAAACTGGTTTCATCAAATTGTAAAATAGAGAGTTGAAACATAGTCTCCTTCATGTGAATTGCAATAAAACGCCACCTTAAATGATGATGAGATTATCGGTTCTTTCTATCAGTATGATTAGTGGGTGGCTGCATCTACTTCAGTCTTCAGACATTTTACTTACTCAAATTAGTACTCTGGGAACATACAGAATCATAATACTGATCTTTTGCTAGTTTAGTAATCTGAAATGCTGAGCCATCTATATGTTTTTTCTCTCAAGCCTGTCATGTGGAAAGAACATTTCTCAGGCTAATGGGCTGGCTCTGTCCCAACTCTGGTCCCAAGCCACTACACAGCAAAAGTGATACTAGTTCCAAGCCAGTTCTTAGGTTAGGAAGTGATCTTGCATTGCTGAAAATACCAAGTTTCGCAATGCACGCATGCCACATTACAAACCACAGAACCAGGATTCTTCAAGACAAAAGTGTAGTACTGCAGAATTTGTGCCGAATATTCAATTTAACTATTGAACAGCAAGATCATAGTATTGCAAACCACAGCAGCTAGGGTTCTTTAAGACAAGCAATGCTCCATTTTTTGCGTAAGATAATGTGTTGCTACTAAGCTAGGAATAAAATAACTTCAAAATCATTTGCACATGGTGTTCAAGAAAAATGCGCATCAAATATTTCAGAATTCAGAGCACAACAAATGCTTACCCAGGAGCCAAGAAAACATCTAAAAGAGAACACCAAAATAGGGGGAGATATACAATGAACAATGTTTAGCACAACCTCCATTAGTTACATTGACCAAACCCACTCCGGATATCAATGTTCAATATACATTCCACGCACACACAAATATACATGAGATGGCACCCTAATCACCAATTGTGATTCCCCATCACAGATTTTTTTAACTACACAGCCAATGACCCTATTGGCATATTGTCCTCTTCCCGAAACATTAAAACCACTCACCACACCCAATCTCCAACCCTGTACACAACCACAAGGTTTACAGCATAAATCTGGCCAAGGAAACAAGGAAGGCTCCACCTTTCTTGCCTCTGTGTACAGCCGATAAATCTCTAATCCTATGTTCCTTCTTCTACTACATGAAGAACGTTTCTCAATACATTTCATACACACAAACATGTATAGTATTTTGAGATGGCACCACAATCACCAGGTGCGATCATCGCGCAGCAGATTTTACAAATGCAGGGCCAAGAAACCATTCGTTCTCCACCCAAACACTAACAACATACCCAATCTCCAACTGTGTGCATAACTACAAGTCCACAGCCTACCACAGGCCAAGAAACCAAGGAAGCCTTCTTCCTTGTTTCTCTCTGCATCTCTAATTCTTTGGTTCGCATACTACAGTTAACATGGTAGGTTCATCTACTGAGCGATCAAGAACAGCAATTGGGGCAGCGTACCAATCCGTTCTCGTTGCACTCGATGCAGCGGCGggcgcgcccctcctcctctaCGAACACCTTGCGGGAACCGTCGCAGGCGCTGCAGGGCACAAACCGGAAGCCCCCGCAGGCGCCGCAGACGAAGGCCGGGTCCTGGCCAGGGGCGCCCTCGAGGAcgcggcggagctcgccggaCTCGTGCAGGCGGCGGACCTCCTCGGCGCCGCCGACGAGCACGCCGCCGACGAGGAGCTGCGGGAGCGAGAATCCGCGGCCCCGCGCGGCGAGGATGCCCTGGAGCTCCCGCCGGAGCGCGGCGTCCATGGAGACGTCGCGCTCGTCCACGGCGACGCGGAGCCCCCGCAGCGCGGCGCGCACCGCGCAGCAGTCCGCGAACGTGCGGCGCACGCCGCGGAGCGACGTCGTGTAGAGGACCACCGACCGCGGGCGCTGCTGGTTGGGCGCCGGCGATGGCGGCGTCGTCGGCGGCAGGTGGCGCCCCTGGTacgggtggtggtggtggtaggTGAGCGACCGGGACAGGTGCCGcggcttcttgttcttggagCCCGCCCCCGGTGCGCCACCGCTGACGTCGTCCATCTccggccgcctcctccgccggggAGATGGCCGGTGAAGTGTACTGTGAAGGCCGGCGAGTCGGCGACGACGAGAGGAAAGGGGGGATGAGGTGTGGGGAATCAGAGGAAGGCCGGTTTGGTGTCTGAGTTCTGACTTGGGTTATTGATGTCGACGACGACAGATTGCTCGCTCTTGAAACCGATATACGCATCCTTGACAGCTAATTACAATTAACCCCTCAATTATTAATCGCGACCCATTTTAGGGGGTTATGTGAAAAAACACgaatctctttttttttttaatttaacCTCCtaaattggatcgcgattaataactACGATCCAAATTAGGGGGTTTTATGATAAACTTGGTCTCATTATTTCATATAGACCCctatttggatcgcgattgtAAATTTCGGTTCTGAAATTTTGCACAGCAGCACTGCTCCTGCGATCCTCCGCGCTCATGGCTCCCCGCCTCCCCCTTCCCATCCGGCGCCAGCGACGGCGGCGACCGCCTCGCCATCGCGATTGAACTCCGGGTACTTCTCTAGGGATCCCCTCAACCGCACCCGCTGGATTCTCGCCGAGGCGCTCCTCCTACGCGGCCTCTTCATCGCCGTTGCATCCCTCTCCGGCCTCCCCTTgctccgctccgctccaccGAGTCCACGCTCCTCCGGCCCACAGCGCGTCCCCCGTGCCCCGAGCCGGCCTCCCGCATAGAAGCACTAGCGGCACCCCGGCGGCCGGCAGTGGCTCGGGCTGGCGTATGGTCTATAGCTTGGCAGTGGCCACTGGCCAGTGAAGGTGAAAGTCCATGGATCCTGTAGCTTGCCGATGGTGCGGGCTGGCGGCGCATGCTCCTCTTCTTCTCATCAGGCCAACCCCTTCCTCCATCAACTTGATCAGACCAATACCATTGTCTTCGTCTCCTCTCGTCCGCGTGATTTGGATGCATGTGCACTTCATGTGGTCGCTGATTTGCCTTAACAAGGGGCAACTTATTTCAAACAAAAAACTTTtttcaaaaaattcaaaaaaaagaaGGAACAAGAAAACTTGTTGCTGATCAGAACCGAAAAGCTTTGCAACATTTGTCATCTGATTCTTTACGTGCAGTTCGTCTTGGTCATTTATGTCTGAACTTTCATACACAGGTGTTGGCAAGGATTTCGAATCGATGGCTCGGTGGTGGAATCCGAGAAATGCTGTTTTGTTCAGTCCAAACGTGAATGAAGAATGTTTCAAGGGATCTATGTTGCTGAAGATGGATTCGAAGATCAGTATTCACAGAGATGCCAAGGCACGGCAGAGATGCCATGCCAAACAAAACCAGGGTGAATTTCGAGAAAACCATCCAGCTTTTGTTTTCTTTGGTTAGTGGTTGAACCACTAGTGTACTGATTTGTATGACCTTTGGTCTTTTGGATGTCGAGATGGATCCAAATTGGTTAAAACACATCACTCGAGCGGCAAAAGATCACAGTTCAGAGGAGAGCATTGGCCTGTAATTTGATTTGCATTCCTCGCTATATGCTAAAACAGGTGTGTGGATCAATTTTGGGGAGCTGCTCTTGAGATATACAATTGACGACTAACCAACAAATGTTCAGGAAATATTTCAGACATCGTATGCTAAATTCAGGTGGTAAATCTCTATATGAACAGGTTTTCTTTTAAGTTGCCTCCCGCGTAACCAAACCACATCAGGAGTGGGGTTTCTTGAGAGAAAAAACACTGTCCGTGAGGGACGTAAAAATAAAAAGGATCCATGTGAGGAAAAACAAAAGGGGATCGAGAAGCGCGGtcagaaatagcacacaaagaACAAGAACATGAGAGAAAGATTGGAGAGAATTTGATAGAGCCGCAACTGCAGTACTGAATCGGAGATAACTGGGTTCAGATCCGATACCGGTGCGACAAGAAGACGGCATTGAAATACAGCTACTACGCTATCCTAGCGTTTTCTGAGTGGTTCTTCTTCGATAATAGCTAACAGACCTGGATCTCATCCTGAATAACAGCCGACTAGGAGTCTAGGATCAATATTTTAACGAAAAGCTTAAAGGAAATAGCACGTTGTTTAACATCTGGCAAAACTACTTTAGGCGCTAGTCCAATCTTTACTTGATCCGGAGTGTTGGATGCGCGCTggacgatgatgatgaagtAGCTGAACGCCTGAACCGGCCAGTAAGCTGCCAACTTGCTCTGCTCCCCGCTCACTCTGAATGTTCTGAAGATACTGAGTGTCTGAATGAGGAATTCCATTCCTAGCAATCCAACACTATTTTCTATGCTTTCGATGATCGATCGAACCGATTCCGGCACCCGCGTGGGTTGCTACCGTGCAGGAGGACATGCAGTGGGCACCTGCGGCCCGCGACGGACAGTCCCGACCTCCGCGCGAGCTCAAGCCGCGGCCGCTCGCTCATCCCGAATTCAAAGCTGTCAGCCAAGCGAACGCCTCCAAAGAGGAACCGAGCAGATCTGCAGACTACTTGTGCTGGGGTCTGAGAGGGTGACGGGGCTGCGAGATTCCGACCGGGAGCACGGCGACCGGCCAAGAAAAATACCAAGacaggggtgtatttgtaaactaAGGGGGCAATATGCAAATAATCGGATCatgattattaatcgcgatccaaaataGGGGGTTATATGCAAATGTTAGGGTGCAACATGCAAATACTCGGATCGCGATCCACTCCAGGGGCTATTTGCACTTTTAGGGGCTGTTTTGCAAATGTTCGTCGCCGGCGGCAATGGCCTCCGGCAATGCTGCGCTGCTGCCCGCCAACCGCCGCTGGCCTCGCCGCTGCACCCGTCCCACGCTCTCCGTCGATTTCGCGCTACCATCCCCTTCCTCCGATCCGGCCCACAGCGCGTCCCCGAGGACGCGGCCCTGCCTTCGCACTCCGCTGTAAAGcactagcggcggcggcggccggcgatggcGCAGGCTGGGATCTAGTCTATAGCTCGGAAGCGGTCAGGGAGGGCGAGGGACCGTGGATCTATAGCTCGCCGAGGGCGCGGGCTGGGCGGCGCCTGTTCCTCTTCTTCTCATCAGGCCAACCCTTTCCTCCGTCAACTCCTGAACTCCATGATCACACAACGCCATGGTCTCCACTTTGTCTCTGTGATTTCGATGCTTTGCCTTAACAACAAGAGGCAACTCAAatccaaaaagaaaaaggaaagaaaatgtTGCTGATCGCATTGCATCGTTCATCTTGCATTGCAAGATGGGGCTTGTCATTTGTTTCTGAACTTTCTTATTTAGATACTGCTTGGATTTCGATTCCCTGGCCCTTTGGTGGAAGCTGAAAAATGCTATTTGTTTACAGGTTTATGTCTGAACTTTCTTACAACAAGTACAGGCTTGGATTTCGAATCCATGGTCCATTGGTGAGATCTGCGAAATGCTGTTTTGTTCAGTCCAAACTTGAACCAAGAATGATTCAAGGGATAGTTTGCTGCGGCGGATGGATTGTGTCCGGCAACTCTGAACCTGAATGGCGTGTTCATTTCGTCAGTTTCGTCAGTCAAGAGCAACCAGAGCAAGTCAGCTTCTTTTGCAGCGGTTGGGCGACTTCAGTTGATGCTGTCCAATGCGCATCTAACGGCCCACACTGACTGATTGTTGTGGAGCCTCCTTGCAGCCGAGCGAGACAAGTTTACTGGTGCCTATACGGGCTGAGCCCATATGTGCGTCAGGCCTGGCCTGAGCCCAGCCCAGTAGTCAGACGGCTTCGCTTCATCTCTCACACTGACACACCCGCACACTGGATAATAGAAGAAGAGTCGTGCGCTAGCTCCGAGCGCCAGGATAAGAAAACCGCGCGGCTGCACGGAGGGCGGCCGACCGCCCGACCGACCAAGCGGAGCTCCGGCGACTGCGAGCGCCCGACTATGGCgtccctctccccttccctcCATCTCCCGTGGTACGCCCCTTCCTCCGCGTCCCCTCTCCTTTCTGTCTGCGGCCCTCCCTGCCTCGGGCACGGGCTCCTAGTCTTAGGAAAGATACATCTTTGTGGTTTTCGGCTCGGCCCTCCTTCGACGGCACACGCGAAGTGCTGCCGTTCCACCATCGTGGGTCGATGATTGCTTCCGTTCAACAATCAGTCTAGCTTTTTAGGAAGATTCGGTTAAATGCAGTCAGTCGCATCTTCCTGCATTACCGCAGGAAGTTGCAGCCTCCGAATGGAGGTTCTGTATCTCAACTTCGACAGCAATTTGGATGCGTTTAGTGTTCTGTCTTACAAAAATGTTCGGTTTTCCTATAGCATTGATGTAGGTCCTTGTTTTGCTTCCACGGCTCGCTGATTGATGATCTACTGCTAATGTTTTTATCCACCTGATATCTGAAGACTGAAGCCCCGTAAACTTACAAAATATGGTACCATTCAGTATGTTGCCCTTCTTAACATCCCTCCCTGGTAACATCATGAGTCATTAGCTTGATATATATAGGATTATATAGTGCCTTGGAACAAAGTTCAAGGTGAAGCGACAGTTTAGCAACCCTATTTTGGGGCTTGATAGCTTTTACTGCTTGGTCTTTAGAAGTTTAGATCCCATCTTTCTAGTCAGTAGCAA from Panicum hallii strain FIL2 chromosome 9, PHallii_v3.1, whole genome shotgun sequence includes:
- the LOC112877690 gene encoding E3 ubiquitin-protein ligase DIS1 codes for the protein MMATAGYIDDSCSEVIDPPKTEVLDVTELTGDHIQQPPKPNVVVSSSVRDLLECPVCLSSMYPPIHQCSNGHTLCSGCKPRVHNRCPTCRHELGNIRCLALEKVAASLELPCKYQSFGCSGIYPYYSKLKHESQCQYRPYSCPYAGSECTVAGDIPYLVNHLKDEHKVDMHNGCTFNHRYVKPNPHEVENATWMLTVFSCFGQYFCLHFEAFQLGMAPVYIAFLRFMGDDAEAKNYSYSLEVGGTGRKMIWQGVPRSIRDSHRKVRDSYDGLIIQRNMALFFSGGDRKELKLRVTGRIWKEQ
- the LOC112875508 gene encoding uncharacterized protein At5g39865-like yields the protein MDDVSGGAPGAGSKNKKPRHLSRSLTYHHHHPYQGRHLPPTTPPSPAPNQQRPRSVVLYTTSLRGVRRTFADCCAVRAALRGLRVAVDERDVSMDAALRRELQGILAARGRGFSLPQLLVGGVLVGGAEEVRRLHESGELRRVLEGAPGQDPAFVCGACGGFRFVPCSACDGSRKVFVEEEGRARRCIECNENGLVRCPNCCS